A window of the Bacillota bacterium genome harbors these coding sequences:
- a CDS encoding AAA family ATPase: protein PHTISRLLGSPPGYVGYGEEGRLVKALKEHPYSVLLFDEAEKAHPDIFNAFLQMMAEGRITGANGHTADASHAFLIFTSNVGSEELARETIGFRGDRAQAELDRQERAMRALRRSFRPEFLGRLDAIVVFHDLGPEEYRRVAEKFVRRLSERLAERYPGLRLEVTPEAVEKLVQLGTAPETGARQMGRVVEREITDQLVDVDAWISQGRLQPPATLTVDLPGEGESAPEGAHVVIRGPQGLLTRPKVRA, encoded by the coding sequence AGCCGCACACCATCTCCCGGCTTCTCGGCAGCCCGCCCGGCTACGTCGGTTACGGCGAGGAAGGCCGGCTGGTCAAGGCGCTGAAGGAGCACCCGTACTCGGTCCTCCTCTTCGACGAGGCGGAGAAGGCGCACCCCGACATCTTCAACGCCTTCCTGCAGATGATGGCGGAGGGGCGGATCACGGGAGCCAACGGGCATACCGCCGACGCCTCCCATGCCTTCCTGATCTTCACCTCCAACGTGGGGAGCGAGGAGCTGGCGCGGGAGACCATCGGGTTCCGCGGCGACCGGGCGCAGGCGGAGCTCGACCGCCAGGAGCGGGCGATGCGGGCGCTGCGCCGCTCCTTCCGGCCGGAGTTCCTCGGCCGCCTGGATGCCATCGTCGTCTTCCACGACCTCGGGCCCGAGGAGTACCGGAGGGTGGCCGAGAAGTTCGTCCGGCGCCTGAGCGAGCGGCTCGCCGAGCGCTACCCGGGCCTCCGGCTCGAGGTGACCCCGGAGGCGGTGGAGAAGCTGGTCCAGCTGGGAACGGCGCCCGAGACCGGTGCCCGCCAGATGGGGCGCGTGGTGGAGCGCGAGATCACGGACCAGCTGGTGGACGTGGACGCCTGGATCAGCCAGGGCCGGCTGCAGCCGCCCGCCACCCTGACGGTCGACCTCCCCGGGGAGGGCGAGAGCGCGCCGGAGGGGGCGCACGTGGTGATCCGCGGGCCGCAGGGGTTGCTGACGCGGCCGAAGGTGCGGGCCTGA